CCGAGGTGATTTATGTCACCGGGAATCATGACGAATTCTTGCGGCGTTATTCGAAGCTCATTCTGGGCAACATTCAGCTCGTCGACGAAGCGGTGCATATCACCGCGGATGGCCGGCAGCTGTTGGTGATTCATGGCGATCAGTTCGACGTGATCACCCGTTATCACCGCTGGCTGGCGTTTCTCGGCGACTCGGCGTACGAATTTACGCTCACGCTCAATCGCTGGCTCAATCACTGGCGCGCTCGGTATGGCTACGGTTACTGGTCGTTGTCGGCGTACCTGAAACACAAGGTCAAGACTGCGGTGAGTTTCATCAGCGACTTTGAAGAAGCCATCGCCCATGAATGCGTGAAGCGCAAATTGCACGGCGTGGTCTGCGGGCATATTCACCATGCCGAAATCCGCAAGGTGGGGGCGGTGGATTACCTCAATTGCGGCGATTGGGTGGAGTCATGCACCGCGCTGATCGAGCATTGGGACGGCACGATCGAGCTTTATCGCCTTGGGGATGCGCAGGCGCGGGAAGCGGAGCTCAAGGCTGCCAAAGTGGCCGAACTTGCCTGATTCTCGGGTGGTTGTGAGGGGCCTCATCGCTGGCAATTCAGCTCCCACAGGGTTTTGTGGCGTTCACAAAACATTGTGGGAGCTGGCTTGCCAGCGATGGGGTCAGAACAAGCACCATCAAACCGTGGTGTGTTCTTCCATCGCCGCTTTGTAAATCGAGTTCTTTGGTTGAGCAAACAACCGCTCCAGCATCGGCTCGAAAAAGCTCAACGGCAGCGACTCATACGCCGGATCAAACGCTGCAGCGTCGTATTTGGCGCAGAATTCGGCGGTCGCCTG
This window of the Pseudomonas fluorescens genome carries:
- a CDS encoding UDP-2,3-diacylglucosamine diphosphatase, encoding MTSAELARPSRKQRVRTLWISDVHLGTRDCQAEHLSQFLKGYHADKIYLVGDIIDGWKLRGGMYWPQAHTNVIRRLLTMSKRGTEVIYVTGNHDEFLRRYSKLILGNIQLVDEAVHITADGRQLLVIHGDQFDVITRYHRWLAFLGDSAYEFTLTLNRWLNHWRARYGYGYWSLSAYLKHKVKTAVSFISDFEEAIAHECVKRKLHGVVCGHIHHAEIRKVGAVDYLNCGDWVESCTALIEHWDGTIELYRLGDAQAREAELKAAKVAELA